Proteins found in one Arachis stenosperma cultivar V10309 chromosome 8, arast.V10309.gnm1.PFL2, whole genome shotgun sequence genomic segment:
- the LOC130945344 gene encoding uncharacterized protein LOC130945344, with translation MTTRGCGRTWTPREYEEGTPRDNQATLLAAMTTLVNAMHTNIVATNQAMERMNGNNNRLGGNSVDGCSMTLATFLKVNPSMFKGSTDPTEAYNWFQAIERALQLSAEAQYWWQGAHRLLQQGNGDEAKKLELLQLKQGSMSVAAYTSKFEELCHFLRVCQGAPKGYRGWKCMKYQDGLRDYIMQAVAPLEVKSFAKLINKSGVVEECCRKTDIARSDNRESHEKD, from the exons ATGACGACTCGTGGATGCGGTCGAACCTGGACGCCAAGAGAATATGAAGAAGGCACACCGAGGGATAACCAAGCCACACTCCTGGCTGCTATGACTACTCTTGTAAATGCTATGCACACAAATATTGTGGCTACAAACCAAGCTATGGAAAGGATGAACGGAAACAATAACAGACTTGGAGGAAACTCAGTTGATGGATGTTCGATGACTTTAGCAacctttttgaaggttaatccctCAATGTTCAAGGGTTCAACTGATCCGACGGAAGCCTACAATTGGTTCCAAGCGATAGAAAGGGCATTGCAA TTGAGTGCAGAAGCTCAATACTGGTGGCAAGGAGCTCACCGTCTGCTGCAGCAAGGGAATGGAGATGAG GCTAAGAAATTGGAGCTACTACAACTAAAGCAAGGATCAATGTCAGTGGCTGCTTATACGAGCAAATTCGAAGAGTTGTGCCATTTCTTAAGGGTTTGTCAAGGTGCTCCTAAAGGATATAGGGGGTGGAAGTGTATGAAGTACCAAGATGGTTTGAGGGACTATATCATGCAAGCTGTGGCGCCTCTTGAGGTTAAGAGTTTTGCGAAGTTAATTAACAAGAGTGGAGTGGTGGAAGAGTGCTGCAGGAAAACTGATATAGCAAGGAGTGACAACCGGGAGTCCCATGAAAAGGATTAA